A region of the Agromyces sp. CF514 genome:
CTCGAAGGAACTGGTCGCGCTGCTTCCGCTGATGCTCGGCGTCGGCGAGGGCGACGTGGTCGTGCATCCGCGTGCGGCCTACCCCACGTACGCGATCGGCGCTGCGATCGCCGGGGCCGACGCCCTCGCATCCGACGACCCGGCCGAATGGCCCGCCGCGACGAAGCTCGTCTGGCTGAACAGCCCCGGCAACCCCGACGGTCGCGTGCTCGACGTCGACGAACTCCGCGCGGCGCAGGCCAGGGCGCGCGAACTCGGCGCGACCATCGTGAGCGACGAGTGCTACGCCGAGCTCGGCTGGGACGCCCCCTGGAACGCCGAGCGGGTCCCGAGCATCCTCGACCCCCGCGTGAGCGGTGAAGACCGCAGCAATACGCTCGCCGTGTACTCGCTCAGCAAGCAGTCGAACATGGCCGGATACCGCGCCGCGTTCGTGGTCGGCTGCGGGCGCCTGATCGAGCAGCTCACCAACGTGCGCAAGCACGCCGGGTTGATGCTGCCGGCGCCGTTGCAGGCCGCGATGGTGGCCGCGCTCGGCGACGACGAGCACGTCGCGGTGCAGAAGCAGCGCTACCGGGCTCGCCGCGACGTGCTGCTGCCGGCGCTCGAGGCTGCCGGGTTCCGCATCGACCGCAGCGAGGCCGGGCTCTACCTGTGGGCCACCGAGGGGCGCGATGCGTGGGAGTCCATCGGGCGACTCGCCGACCTCGGCATCGTCGCCGGCCCCGGCCACTTCTACGGCGAGCACTACCCCGAGCACGTGCGGCTCTCGCTGACGGCCACCGACGAACGGATCGCGGCGGCAGCGCGTCGACTCGCGGCATCCGTCGCCTGAACTTCCG
Encoded here:
- the dapC gene encoding succinyldiaminopimelate transaminase, with protein sequence MALGALPDYPWDLMTPYRERAAAHPDGVVDLSIGSPVDETPAVIRDALSAATDAHSYPQTIGTPELRRAIVEWFERRRGVVGTGLSERNVLPTIGSKELVALLPLMLGVGEGDVVVHPRAAYPTYAIGAAIAGADALASDDPAEWPAATKLVWLNSPGNPDGRVLDVDELRAAQARARELGATIVSDECYAELGWDAPWNAERVPSILDPRVSGEDRSNTLAVYSLSKQSNMAGYRAAFVVGCGRLIEQLTNVRKHAGLMLPAPLQAAMVAALGDDEHVAVQKQRYRARRDVLLPALEAAGFRIDRSEAGLYLWATEGRDAWESIGRLADLGIVAGPGHFYGEHYPEHVRLSLTATDERIAAAARRLAASVA